AGATGTTCGAAACGTTCGACGACTCCCTTGCGGCGGGCGACACCGTGGGCATGAACATCACCGCCCACGCGAAGAACGGGCTCTACTTGCAGGGGCTGACGGTGCTCACCGAGCTTTCCAAGGCCCCCGTGTCCAGTTCGTCCGAGGCTTCCAGCTCTTCCGATGCTTCGAGTTCGTCGGCAGGGTCCAGTTCCTCGGTTGAATCCAGCCCGTCTTCCAGTTCTTCTAGCGCGGCGGCAGACTGATGCTCGGCAAGGCCCTATTTACAGCACTCGCCCTCGCGGCATTCGCACTTGCGCAGCAGGGGTTCGACGGCGTGACCGAACCCATCAACCAGGCCCGCGTCGGGTTTACCGTGTCCGGGAAGATTGACAGCATCTGGGTCAAGGAAGGCGCGTTCGTGCGCAAGGGCGACACGCTCATGAACCTCGTGAACCGCGAGGAACGGCTGCGCGTCCGCATCACGGGCATTACGGCAAACGACTCCTCGGCAGTACTCTCGGCCAGGGCAAAACTCCAGGCCTACAAGAAGGACCTGGACGCGACCCGCAACCTTTTCGAGAACAGCAACTCCGTAAGCGCGGAACAGGTCTGGGAAAAGCAGATGAACCACGACGTGGCCGCAGCCGAACTCACCTCGGCGCAAACCGAGAGGGAACGCGCGAAGCTCGAACACGATGTCGCCCGGGCAGAACTCGAAAAGCGCGTTCTCACCGCCCCCTTCGACGGCGAAATCGTTTCCATATCCAAGAACAAGGGCGAAAGCGTCGAGGGCCTGGAACCCGTCATCGAAATCGCGGATGTGCGCACCTGCCGCATGGTCGCCTATGTGGTGGCGAACAGGTCGGGCAAGCTAAAACCCGGCCAACA
Above is a window of Fibrobacter sp. UWT2 DNA encoding:
- a CDS encoding efflux RND transporter periplasmic adaptor subunit, whose product is MLGKALFTALALAAFALAQQGFDGVTEPINQARVGFTVSGKIDSIWVKEGAFVRKGDTLMNLVNREERLRVRITGITANDSSAVLSARAKLQAYKKDLDATRNLFENSNSVSAEQVWEKQMNHDVAAAELTSAQTERERAKLEHDVARAELEKRVLTAPFDGEIVSISKNKGESVEGLEPVIEIADVRTCRMVAYVVANRSGKLKPGQQVSLSLDGRKQVRRKKGTIEFVSPVVDKSSMLRTVKVIFDNTDLAVEPGVT